The Prunus persica cultivar Lovell chromosome G7, Prunus_persica_NCBIv2, whole genome shotgun sequence genome has a segment encoding these proteins:
- the LOC18770781 gene encoding B3 domain-containing protein Os01g0234100 — protein sequence MGRNVGKKETQLHQGREEKPPQTPSSKEEGHPTPAQLSKPRPRPKPNTNPKPSLLNPAKPKKPNKPNEKEVEHSMPMKELSNIQIKNMLGQAGKSPALSNTQYEYPVDGSPSRGQAKSSAVIQAQEVRSKLEPRFPSFVKSLVRSHVASCFWMGLPSLFCKSHLPDKDITMTLEDEGGRQCQLKYIAYKTGLSAGWRQFAASHNLIEGDVLVFQLVEPTKFKVYIIRSNDLTEVDGGLGLLNLDSHTKRKDADKDNAETGTEACNDATRKRAHSPPSEAQKKKKIGLQPVEQSEDDSEEVDSEVLEESKSPDTALQFEDIQSFENFSILVNGLLVESELPEDVRRKYYKLCCSQNAFLHENFVEGMNHKLVVGAISETVNIADAIRACKLTTTRDDFVSWDKYLKAFELLGMNVGFLRDRLCRLANLSNDSGAAVEARMYKEAKIERSQAGIGIRNIEVKLEELRDMCDEFGAAIESLRSKAEVYTRKFHEEVTAPW from the exons ATGGGTCGGAATGTTGGGAAGAAAGAGACCCAATTGCACCAGGGAAGGGAGGAGAAGCCGCCTCAAACGCCGTCGTCTAAGGAGGAGGGACACCCGACTCCGGCTCAATTGTCCAAGCCCAGGCCCAGGCCCAAACCCAACACCAACCCAAAACCTTCTCTTCTCAATCCG GCAAAGCCGAAGAAGCCAAACAAGCCAAACGAGAAAGAAGTAGAGCATTCCATGCCCATGAAGGAGCTTTCCAATATCCAAATTAAGAAT ATGTTGGGTCAAGCAGGGAAGTCCCCGGCCCTTAG CAATACGCAGTATGAGTATCCAGTTGATGGTTCACCCTCACGAGGTCAAGCAAAGTCATCTGCTGTCATTCAAGCGCAGGAAGTTCGATCAAAACTAGAGCCTCGATTTCCTAGCTTCGTGAAATCTCTGGTCAGATCACACGTCGCTAGTTGTTTTTGGATG GGGCTTCCTTCGCTGTTCTGCAAATCACACTTACCAGATAAAGATATTACAATGACTTTGGAAGATGAAGGTGGTAGACAGTGTCAGTTGAAATACATTGCATACAAGACAGGACTGAGTGCTGGTTGGAGACAGTTTGCTGCTTCCCACAACTTGATTGAAGGAGATGTTCTTGTCTTCCAATTAGTTGAACCTACCAAATTTAAG GTTTACATAATAAGGTCAAATGATTTGACTGAAGTTGATGGGGGTCTTGGGCTTCTAAATTTGGATAGTCATACAAAACGAAAGGATGCAG ATAAAGATAATGCAGAAACGGGCACTGAGGCTTGTAATGACGCTACCAGGAAACGTGCACACTCTCCTCCTTCAGAAgcgcaaaagaagaaaaagattggCTTGCAGCCGGTTGAACAATCTGAAGATGATAGTGAGGAGGTTGATTCGGAAGTTTTGGAAGAATCCAAATCACCAGACACAGCTCTTCAATTTGAAGACATCCAAAGTTTTGAGAACTTCAGCATTCTAGTAAATGGGTTGCTTGTAGAGTCTGAGCTCCCCGAAGATGTAAGAAGAAAGTACTACAAGCTCTGCTGCAGCCAGAATGCATTTCTTCACGAAAACTTTGTCGAGGGCATGAATCATAAATTGGTTGTAGGTGCTATATCTGAAACCGTAAATATTGCTGATGCCATCAGAGCTTGCAAACTTACTACGACTCGGGATGATTTTGTGTCTTGGGACAAATATTTAAAGGCCTTTGAGCTGTTGGGGATGAATGTTGGATTTTTACGTGATCGGCTATGCCGGCTTGCAAACCTTTCCAACGACTCAGGAGCTGCTGTGGAGGCAAGGATGTATAAAGAAGCTAAAATTGAACGATCACAAGCAGGCATAGGAATAAGAAATATTGAGGTAAAGCTTGAGGAATTGAGGGATATGTGTGATGAATTTGGTGCTGCCATTGAGAGTTTGAGATCAAAAGCTGAAGTCTATACGCGCAAGTTCCATGAAGAGGTTACTGCTCCATGGTAA
- the LOC109950289 gene encoding pentatricopeptide repeat-containing protein At5g39350 isoform X1, producing the protein MVSASAMRAVQPTILSTFVGNRLLQSAQPLHQLFSYNPVPVATDLDYAKIPKEMRVWRAHRAISILSTTNSKAPSPSELGVYLQLCSNSKSLNQGKHVHQKIIQCGLDQNPFIVTKLVQMYADCDDLVSSWKLFDNLLKPNVFAWTAILGFYSRHGMHEECVRAYVEMILNDVLPDGYVFPKVLRACAQLLRLKVGIVVHKDVIICGLNLNLQVCNSLIDMYSKCEDIGSAKRVFDEMVGRDLWSWNSMISGYVCNGLLGLAVELFDCMNLGGCEPDIVTLNTVMDAYCRMGHCNEATRIFEQIKEPNIISWTTLISGYSRIGSHEASLRIFRDMIGSSMVDPDLDSLSTVLVSCRHLGSLLNGKEIHGYGIKRESGIAFYHSAGPALLTMYANCRRIHDATNVFKLMNPAHVVSWNAMILGFIDLGLEDLALDSFRRMQRARINVDQTTISTILPACNLKFGKQIHAFIRKISFDLVVPVWNALIHMYSKCGCIGSAYSVFSNMINRDLVSWNSMIGGFGMHGHGRAALHLLKEMNHSGTCPNSVTFTSVLSACSHAGLVDEGLQVFHSMMKEYGVIPSMEHYACIVDMLARDGQLEDAVSFINRMPLEPDKCIWGALLAACQAHQNVNVAKLAAEQLVQLQPGNAGQYVTLSNIYARAGRWDEAVRVRKKMEAQGSVKPSGNSWFECGNGTNEISNE; encoded by the exons ATGGTAAGCGCAAGCGCAATGCGTGCTGTGCAACCCACAATCCTCTCTACTTTTGTGGGTAACCGCTTGCTTCAGTCAGCGCAGCCTCTTCACCAACTCTTCAGCTACAACCCAG TCCCAGTTGCCACTGACCTTGACTACGCTAAAATCCCAAAGGAGATGAGAGTATGGCGCGCTCATCGAGCAATCTCAATCTTGTCCACAACCAATAGCAAAGCCCCTTCTCCTTCTGAACTCGGTGTTTACCTACAACTATGCAGCAATTCGAAGTCTCTAAATCAAGGAAAGCATGTTCATCAAAAGATAATCCAATGTGGGTTGGATCAAAACCCATTCATAGTCACCAAATTAGTCCAAATGTATGCTGATTGTGATGATTTGGTGTCTTCCTGGAAGTTGTTTGACAACTTGTTAAAACCAAATGTCTTTGCTTGGACCGCGATCCTGGGATTCTATTCGAGGCACGGAATGCATGAAGAATGTGTGAGAGCATATGTTGAAATGATTTTGAATGATGTTTTGCCTGATGGGTATGTGTTTCCTAAGGTCTTAAGGGCATGTGCACAGTTGTTGCGCTTGAAAGTGGGAATTGTGGTTCACAAAGATGTGATAATATGTGGGTTGAACCTTAATCTTCAAGTTTGCAATTCATTGATAGATATGTATTCAAAATGTGAGGATATTGGGAGTGCTAAAAGGGTTTTTGATGAGATGGTGggaagagatttgtggtcatgGAATTCAATGATCTCAGGATACGTGTGTAATGGGTTGCTTGGATTGGCAGTAGAACTATTTGATTGTATGAATTTGGGTGGTTGTGAGCCTGATATTGTCACTTTGAATACAGTAATGGATGCTTATTGCCGAATGGGGCACTGTAACGAGGCTACGAGAATCTTTGAACAGATTAAGGAGCCTAATATCATTTCATGGACCACCTTGATATCAGGATATTCAAGGATTGGGAGTCATGAAGCATCCTTGAGGATTTTCAGGGATATGATAGGAAGCAGCATGGTTGACCCTGATTTGGATTCTCTTTCTACTGTCCTTGTCTCCTGTCGGCATCTGGGGTCTTTGctaaatggaaaagaaatcCACGGTTATGGGATAAAAAGGGAATCTGGCATTGCATTTTACCACTCAGCTGGCCCTGCATTGTTGACAATGTATGCCAACTGCCGTAGAATTCATGATGCTACAAATGTATTTAAATTAATGAACCCAGCCCATGTTGTTTCTTGGAATGCCATGATTCTTGGCTTTATTGATTTAGGACTGGAAGATTTGGCACTTGACAGTTTCAGAAGAATGCAAAGAGCACGCATCAACGTTGACCAAACGACAATATCCACTATCTTGCCAGCGTGCAAtttgaaatttggaaaacaaattcATGCCTTCATTAGGAAAATTAGTTTTGATTTGGTTGTTCCGGTGTGGAATGCACTGATCCACATGTACTCTAAATGTGGATGCATTGGGTCTGCATACTCTGTATTTTCCAACATGATCAATAGGGATTTAGTGTCATGGAACTCAATGATTGGAGGCTTTGGAATGCATGGGCATGGAAGAGCTGCTCTTCACCTTCTCAAAGAGATGAATCATTCAGGGACTTGCCCCAATTCTGTAACTTTTACTTCTGTTTTATCAGCTTGTAGTCACGCAGGTCTTGTGGATGAGGGCCTTCAAGTCTTTCACAGTATGATGAAGGAGTACGGCGTCATCCCCAGCATGGAACATTATGCTTGCATTGTTGACATGCTGGCACGTGATGGTCAACTTGAGGATGCAGTTAGTTTTATTAATAGGATGCCTTTGGAGCCTGATAAGTGTATTTGGGGAGCTCTGTTGGCTGCATGCCAAGCCCATCAAAATGTTAATGTTGCAAAGCTTGCTGCTGAACAATTAGTCCAGTTGCAACCGGGAAATGCTGGGCAGTATGTCACCCTGTCAAATATATATGCAAGAGCTGGAAGATGGGATGAAGCTGTACGagtgagaaagaaaatggaagCCCAAGGATCGGTGAAGCCATCTGGAAATAGTTGGTTTGAATGTGGAAATGGGACAAATGAAATATCTAATGAATAG
- the LOC109950289 gene encoding methionine aminopeptidase 1D, chloroplastic/mitochondrial isoform X3 has translation MVSASAMRAVQPTILSTFVGNRLLQSAQPLHQLFSYNPGSKHVSMQLSKRFSGLTNLLFNGRNADKFLNTKRKRLRPGKISPHRPVPDHIPMPPYVKSKKPPGIASGPEVHDEKGIECMRASGKLAAHVLEFAGTLVKPGIKTDEIDQAVHQMIIDNGAYPSPLGYGGFPKSVCTSVNECICHGIPDSRALEDGDIINIDVTVYLNGYHGDTSATFFCGDVDDEGRKLVQVTKECLDKAISICAPGVELKKIGKTIQEHADKYRYGVVRQFVGHGVGRVFHADPVVLHFRNNESGRMVVNQTFTIEPMLTLGSCNPVMWDDNWTVVTEDGSLSAQFEHTILITEDGAEILTRC, from the exons ATGGTAAGCGCAAGCGCAATGCGTGCTGTGCAACCCACAATCCTCTCTACTTTTGTGGGTAACCGCTTGCTTCAGTCAGCGCAGCCTCTTCACCAACTCTTCAGCTACAACCCAG GAAGCAAGCATGTTTCGATGCAGTTATCCAAAAGATTTTCTGGCTTGACCAACCTTTTGTTCAATGGAAG AAATGCAGATAAATTTCTAAACACCAAGCGCAAACGTCTAAGGCCTGGAAAAATTTCACCACATCGCCCTGTTCCAGATCATATACCAATGCCTCCTTATGTCAAATCTAAAAAACCGCCTGGGATTGCAAGTGGACCTGAAGTGCATGATGAGAAGGGGATAGAATGCATGAGAGCCTCCGGAAAACTTGCAGCacatgttctagaatttgctGGGACTTTGGTCAAG CCAGGCATAAAGACAGATGAAATTGACCAAGCTGTTCACCAAATGATAATTGATAATGGTGCCTACCCGTCACCTCTTGGCTATGGTGGTTTTCCAAAGAGTGTCTGCACATCAGTGAACGAATGTATTTGCCATGGAATACCAGATTCCCGAGCACTTGAG GATGGTGATATAATTAACATTGATGTTACGGTCTATTTAAAT GGATATCATGGTGATACATCAGCTACTTTCTTCTGTGGAGATGTTGATGATGAGGGCAGAAAGTTAGTTCAG GTAACTAAAGAATGCCTTGACAAGGCAATCTCAATATGTGCACCTGGAGTGGAGCttaagaaaattggaaaaacgATCCA AGAGCATGCAGATAAATATCGTTATGGTGTTGTTCGACAGTTCGTTGGGCATGGGGTTGGACGTGTCTTTCATGCCGATCCAGTTGTTCTACACTTCA GGAACAATGAAAGCGGACGCATGGTGGTAAACCAAACCTTCACAATAG AACCGATGCTGACACTAGGCAGCTGTAATCCCGTAATGTGGGACGATAATTGGACAGTAGTCACAGAAGATGGAAGCTTGTCAGCACAGTTTGAACATACCATTTTAATAACCGAAGACGGGGCTGAGATACTAACTCGGTGTTAG
- the LOC109950289 gene encoding methionine aminopeptidase 1D, chloroplastic/mitochondrial isoform X2: MVSASAMRAVQPTILSTFVGNRLLQSAQPLHQLFSYNPGSKHVSMQLSKRFSGLTNLLFNGSRNADKFLNTKRKRLRPGKISPHRPVPDHIPMPPYVKSKKPPGIASGPEVHDEKGIECMRASGKLAAHVLEFAGTLVKPGIKTDEIDQAVHQMIIDNGAYPSPLGYGGFPKSVCTSVNECICHGIPDSRALEDGDIINIDVTVYLNGYHGDTSATFFCGDVDDEGRKLVQVTKECLDKAISICAPGVELKKIGKTIQEHADKYRYGVVRQFVGHGVGRVFHADPVVLHFRNNESGRMVVNQTFTIEPMLTLGSCNPVMWDDNWTVVTEDGSLSAQFEHTILITEDGAEILTRC, from the exons ATGGTAAGCGCAAGCGCAATGCGTGCTGTGCAACCCACAATCCTCTCTACTTTTGTGGGTAACCGCTTGCTTCAGTCAGCGCAGCCTCTTCACCAACTCTTCAGCTACAACCCAG GAAGCAAGCATGTTTCGATGCAGTTATCCAAAAGATTTTCTGGCTTGACCAACCTTTTGTTCAATGGAAG cAGAAATGCAGATAAATTTCTAAACACCAAGCGCAAACGTCTAAGGCCTGGAAAAATTTCACCACATCGCCCTGTTCCAGATCATATACCAATGCCTCCTTATGTCAAATCTAAAAAACCGCCTGGGATTGCAAGTGGACCTGAAGTGCATGATGAGAAGGGGATAGAATGCATGAGAGCCTCCGGAAAACTTGCAGCacatgttctagaatttgctGGGACTTTGGTCAAG CCAGGCATAAAGACAGATGAAATTGACCAAGCTGTTCACCAAATGATAATTGATAATGGTGCCTACCCGTCACCTCTTGGCTATGGTGGTTTTCCAAAGAGTGTCTGCACATCAGTGAACGAATGTATTTGCCATGGAATACCAGATTCCCGAGCACTTGAG GATGGTGATATAATTAACATTGATGTTACGGTCTATTTAAAT GGATATCATGGTGATACATCAGCTACTTTCTTCTGTGGAGATGTTGATGATGAGGGCAGAAAGTTAGTTCAG GTAACTAAAGAATGCCTTGACAAGGCAATCTCAATATGTGCACCTGGAGTGGAGCttaagaaaattggaaaaacgATCCA AGAGCATGCAGATAAATATCGTTATGGTGTTGTTCGACAGTTCGTTGGGCATGGGGTTGGACGTGTCTTTCATGCCGATCCAGTTGTTCTACACTTCA GGAACAATGAAAGCGGACGCATGGTGGTAAACCAAACCTTCACAATAG AACCGATGCTGACACTAGGCAGCTGTAATCCCGTAATGTGGGACGATAATTGGACAGTAGTCACAGAAGATGGAAGCTTGTCAGCACAGTTTGAACATACCATTTTAATAACCGAAGACGGGGCTGAGATACTAACTCGGTGTTAG
- the LOC109950471 gene encoding cyclin-dependent kinase inhibitor 7 isoform X2: MEVARVATSATAKKKRKVNTNGESVELPSSYAQLKKPRRLVVSGASKIAAAEGVREADEDVSTSDHVETSCCSSNGSSELVHDGDIKFVDLKKESEQVGSWKYNSSRERREMTAPMSGLQAEAEFEEVESTVTVRSKDTDSRRRSAPPIESELEEFFAAAEKNIQKQFMERYNYDIAKDEPMEGRYEWVRLTP, from the exons ATGGAGGTGGCTCGAGTCGCCACGTCAGCGACggcgaagaagaagaggaaggtcAACACGAACGGAGAATCCGTCGAATTGCCGTCTTCGTATGCTCAGCTGAAGAAGCCGAGACGACTCGTCGTAAGTGGCGCGTCGAAAATTGCGGCGGCAGAGGGTGTGCGGGAAGCGGACGAGGACGTTTCGACGTCGGATCACGTCGAGACCTCTTGTTGCTCGAGTAACGGCTCGAGTGAGCTGGTGCATGATGGAGACATAAAATTCGTAGATCTGAAG AAGGAGAGTGAACAGGTCGGGTCGTGGAAGTATAATTCAAGCAGAGAAAG GAGAGAGATGACGGCGCCTATGAGCGGGCTTCAAGCCGAAGCAGAATTCGAGGAAGTAGAATCCACAGTGACGGTGAGGTCGAAGGACACCGACTCTAGACGAAGATCAGCACCACCTATCGAGTCAGAGCTTGAAGAATTCTTCGCAGCCGCCGAGAAAAACATCCAAAAACAATTTATGGAAAG GTATAATTATGATATTGCCAAGGACGAGCCGATGGAAGGACGGTACGAGTGGGTTCGATTAACGCcgtaa
- the LOC18769303 gene encoding uncharacterized membrane protein At3g27390, translated as MALFLSLWSFYSTDFTQSFSGCLKVFYVVFAFGSALCLGALKGLLVGPISALILILGNVGIILGLFPAHVAWTIYTLIKIDRFDTPLKVAILFALPGLLAIWLGLSIAGSVLGGVGYGFFTPWVATFEAFRHDNEFKKFKHCIVDGTWGTVKGSCTVVRDFADLCYHSYSIYLKELRESPASQEVQPLRLIHIPACIIAGVLGLMVEIPVYTAIAVVKSPYMLFKGWYRLIHDLISREGPFLELACIPIAGLTILLWPIVVVASIVLAVFSSIFIGLYAPVIVYQERSFRKGVAYVIAMVAEFDEYTNDWLYLREGTIFPKPKYRKRTVSQSSELSVRGNQVAGGKFSPASMEAPAMLMPTIGNSRSVRAVIQEVKMVQIWENMMRSCQLRGKQLLDANVITPTDLEEWMKAKNSNDGSIIGVGLPCYSCLQTLLCSIRSNSSGLLLLDDVEINHFNRPHDKLLDWFFNPIMVLKEQIKVQLAEGEVRFLEKVVLFGGNTQRMEAWDNGSLAPQDALRAAQIEGISRRMIGMMRSVSKFPTYRRRFRLVVKALMTHTVQNEASHICVSVKSNTSSEDVLDEP; from the exons ATGGCGCTGTTTCTGTCTCTGTGGTCGTTTTATAGTACCGATTTTACACAGTCTTTCAGCGGTTGTTTGAAGGTTTTCTATGTGGTATTTGCATTCGGCTCTGCTCTCTGTCTGGGTGCTCTTAAAG GACTTCTTGTGGGTCCTATTTCTGCTCTAATACTGATTTTAGGGAATGTGGGGATAATTTTGGGCTTGTTTCCTGCGCATGTTGCCTGGACAATCTACACTCTTATAAA GATTGATAGATTTGACACACCACTTAAAGTTGccattttgtttgctttgcCTGGCCTATTGGCTATATGGTTGGGTTTGAGCATAGCTGGGAGTGTTCTTGGGGGAGTGGGCTATGGATTCTTCACTCCCTGGGTCGCTACATTTGAGGCCTTTAGGCATGACAATgagttcaagaaattcaaacaTTGTATTGTG GATGGAACTTGGGGTACTGTTAAAGGAAGCTGTACTGTTGTTAGAGACTTTGCAGACCTATGTTATCACTCATACTCAATCTATTTGAAGGAATTGCGCGAATCCCCCGCTTCACAGGAAGTTCAACCTCTAAG GTTGATTCACATTCCGGCCTGCATTATAGCTGGTGTATTGGGCCTAATGGTGGAGATTCCTGTTTACACTGCAATTGCTGTTGTAAAGAGTCCATATATGCTGTTTAAGGGCTGGTACCGGCTGATTCATGATCTAATTAGCCGAGAAGGACCATTTCTTGAACTAGCTTGCATCCCTATTGCTGGTTTAACGATCCTTCTGTGGCCAATTGTGGTTGTTGCTAGCATCGTATTGGCAGTTTTCTCAAGCATTTTTATTGGATTGTATGCACCAGTTATCGTATATCAG GAAAGATCTTTCAGGAAAGGTGTGGCCTATGTGATTGCAATGGTGGCTGAATTTGATGAATACACAAATGACTGGCTGTATCTTCGAGAAGGAACTATCTTCCCAAA GCCCAAATATCGAAAAAGAACTGTCTCTCAATCATCCGAGCTTTCTGTGCGAGGAAATCAGGTGGCTGGAGGCAAATTCAGTCCTGCATCTATGGAAGCACCTGCAATGCTTATGCCAACTATAGGCAATTCAAGATCGGTTAGAGCCGTAATACAAGAAGTGAAAATGGTACAG ATATGGGAAAATATGATGAGGTCCTGCCAACTGAGGGGTAAGCAACTGTTGGATGCTAATGTGATAACCCCAACCGACCTCGAGGAATGGATGAAAGCAAAGAATAGTAATGATGGATCTATTATCGGTGTCGGTTTGCCTTGTTATTCATGCTTGCAGACTCTTCTCTGCTCCATCAGATCAAATTCATCTGGTTTACTGTTACTGGATGATGTTGAAATTAACCATTTCAATAGACCGCATGACAAATTGTTGGACTGGTTCTTTAATCCTATAATGGTCCTGAAGGAACAGATAAAGGTACAATTGGCAGAGGGTGAGGTTAGATTTTTGGAGAAAGTGGTTCTTTTTGGAGGCAATACACAACGCATGGAGGCTTGGGATAATGGAAGTTTAGCACCTCAAGATGCTCTGAGAGCTGCTCAAATCGAGGGCATTAGTAGAAG GATGATTGGAATGATGAGAAGTGTCTCAAAGTTTCCTACTTACAGAAGGAGATTTCGGCTTGTTGTGAAGGCTTTGATGACACACACCGTACAGAATGAAGCTTCTCATATATGCGTTTCAGTTAAATCTAATACCTCCAGTGAAGATGTGCTGGATGAACCTTAA
- the LOC109950289 gene encoding methionine aminopeptidase 1D, chloroplastic/mitochondrial isoform X4: MVSASAMRAVQPTILSTFVGNRLLQSAQPLHQLFSYNPGSKHVSMQLSKRFSGLTNLLFNGSRNADKFLNTKRKRLRPGKISPHRPVPDHIPMPPYVKSKKPPGIASGPEVHDEKGIECMRASGKLAAHVLEFAGTLVKPGIKTDEIDQAVHQMIIDNGAYPSPLGYGGFPKSVCTSVNECICHGIPDSRALEDGDIINIDVTVYLNGYHGDTSATFFCGDVDDEGRKLVQVTKECLDKAISICAPGVELKKIGKTIQEHADKYRYGVVRQFVGHGVGRVFHADPVVLHFICNILPLICMETHMGHTMCIQNICQQNIFRLK; encoded by the exons ATGGTAAGCGCAAGCGCAATGCGTGCTGTGCAACCCACAATCCTCTCTACTTTTGTGGGTAACCGCTTGCTTCAGTCAGCGCAGCCTCTTCACCAACTCTTCAGCTACAACCCAG GAAGCAAGCATGTTTCGATGCAGTTATCCAAAAGATTTTCTGGCTTGACCAACCTTTTGTTCAATGGAAG cAGAAATGCAGATAAATTTCTAAACACCAAGCGCAAACGTCTAAGGCCTGGAAAAATTTCACCACATCGCCCTGTTCCAGATCATATACCAATGCCTCCTTATGTCAAATCTAAAAAACCGCCTGGGATTGCAAGTGGACCTGAAGTGCATGATGAGAAGGGGATAGAATGCATGAGAGCCTCCGGAAAACTTGCAGCacatgttctagaatttgctGGGACTTTGGTCAAG CCAGGCATAAAGACAGATGAAATTGACCAAGCTGTTCACCAAATGATAATTGATAATGGTGCCTACCCGTCACCTCTTGGCTATGGTGGTTTTCCAAAGAGTGTCTGCACATCAGTGAACGAATGTATTTGCCATGGAATACCAGATTCCCGAGCACTTGAG GATGGTGATATAATTAACATTGATGTTACGGTCTATTTAAAT GGATATCATGGTGATACATCAGCTACTTTCTTCTGTGGAGATGTTGATGATGAGGGCAGAAAGTTAGTTCAG GTAACTAAAGAATGCCTTGACAAGGCAATCTCAATATGTGCACCTGGAGTGGAGCttaagaaaattggaaaaacgATCCA AGAGCATGCAGATAAATATCGTTATGGTGTTGTTCGACAGTTCGTTGGGCATGGGGTTGGACGTGTCTTTCATGCCGATCCAGTTGTTCTACACTTCA TATGCAATATATTGCCACTAATATGCATGGAGACACACATGGGACACACAATGTGCATCCAGAATATCTGCCAACAGAACATATTCCGGTTGAAGTGA
- the LOC109950471 gene encoding cyclin-dependent kinase inhibitor 7 isoform X1, with product MEVARVATSATAKKKRKVNTNGESVELPSSYAQLKKPRRLVVSGASKIAAAEGVREADEDVSTSDHVETSCCSSNGSSELVHDGDIKFVDLKVNDLIEKESEQVGSWKYNSSRERREMTAPMSGLQAEAEFEEVESTVTVRSKDTDSRRRSAPPIESELEEFFAAAEKNIQKQFMERYNYDIAKDEPMEGRYEWVRLTP from the exons ATGGAGGTGGCTCGAGTCGCCACGTCAGCGACggcgaagaagaagaggaaggtcAACACGAACGGAGAATCCGTCGAATTGCCGTCTTCGTATGCTCAGCTGAAGAAGCCGAGACGACTCGTCGTAAGTGGCGCGTCGAAAATTGCGGCGGCAGAGGGTGTGCGGGAAGCGGACGAGGACGTTTCGACGTCGGATCACGTCGAGACCTCTTGTTGCTCGAGTAACGGCTCGAGTGAGCTGGTGCATGATGGAGACATAAAATTCGTAGATCTGAAGGTGAACGATTTAATTGAA AAGGAGAGTGAACAGGTCGGGTCGTGGAAGTATAATTCAAGCAGAGAAAG GAGAGAGATGACGGCGCCTATGAGCGGGCTTCAAGCCGAAGCAGAATTCGAGGAAGTAGAATCCACAGTGACGGTGAGGTCGAAGGACACCGACTCTAGACGAAGATCAGCACCACCTATCGAGTCAGAGCTTGAAGAATTCTTCGCAGCCGCCGAGAAAAACATCCAAAAACAATTTATGGAAAG GTATAATTATGATATTGCCAAGGACGAGCCGATGGAAGGACGGTACGAGTGGGTTCGATTAACGCcgtaa